GTTCCTATCGTATCTTCAGCAAAAGCTTTGAAGATAATTTGTAAAAGATGGAAGCAAAGATATGATAGATTACCTGATGCTGTTGTGCTTGAAGGACCACTGAGTGGTGGTCATCAAGGCTTTACTTATGAGCAGTGTTTAGATCCAGAATTTCAGTTAGAAAAACTTATTCCAGTGGTTAAAGAGGAGATAAAAAACTGGGGTGATTTTCCACTTATTGCAGCTGGTGGAATTTGGGATAAAAATGATATTGAAAAGGCGATCTCTTTAGGTGCTGATGGTGTTCAGATGGGCACTAGATTTATAGGTACTTTTGAGTGTGATGCAGCTGATGAGTTTAAAGAGATTATATTAAATGCTACAAAAGATGATATCAAGCTAATTAGCTCTCCTGTTGGCTATCCAGCGCGTGGTGTACAGACAAATTTGCTTGATTTGGTTAGTAAAAAAGAGGGACCAAAAATACAGTGCATAAGCAACTGTGTAACTCCATGTGAACGAGGAAAAGGGGCTAAAAAAGTAGGGTATTGTATAGCAGATAGACTCTATGATGCTTATGCTGGCAAAAAAGAGAGTGGGCTATTTTTTAGTGGTGCAAATGGATATAGATTAAACGAGATTATTTCAGTTAAAGAACTTATAAGCAAGCTAGTTAATGGAGAGTAGTTTGGGATTTTTAAGGATTTTTCTTGTTTTTATAATTGCTACTTTTTTAAGTGCTGCTGATTTTAGCAACTTTGATAGAAATTTTGATTTAGCAAGTAAAGCAGAAAAGGAAGTTTTTCATAAAGAGCTAAGAAGCATTTACATTGAAGCTATGACAAAAGGAACTAAAAGCGATAAGATAGCGGTTTTAGAGCGACTTATTCACTCTTCTAAAGCTTTGGGTCTAAATTTTAAGGGTTATGAAAATGATCTCAAAAGCTTAGGTGGTAGTTATGATAGATATCTAAATTCTAAAGTATCACCAAAAAAAGAGCGTTCTATACAAGCAGATACACAGCCAAAAAAGCAAGTTGTGCTAGATCAAAATTTTGTACCTGAAGTTTTAGACTTTACAGAAGATAAACCTATTAAAAAAGTTCAAAAAACAGAGTC
The sequence above is a segment of the Campylobacter corcagiensis genome. Coding sequences within it:
- a CDS encoding nitronate monooxygenase, translating into MKSIKIGKHEIQYPIFQGGMGLGISWDRLAGNVSLNGALGIISSVGTGYYEDRKYSKKEINSKPLGSENFYSTQGLNAIITNARKICGQAPIGVNIMCACNDYGRMVVDACEAGFNIIVSGAGLPTNLPEFTQKFKDVALVPIVSSAKALKIICKRWKQRYDRLPDAVVLEGPLSGGHQGFTYEQCLDPEFQLEKLIPVVKEEIKNWGDFPLIAAGGIWDKNDIEKAISLGADGVQMGTRFIGTFECDAADEFKEIILNATKDDIKLISSPVGYPARGVQTNLLDLVSKKEGPKIQCISNCVTPCERGKGAKKVGYCIADRLYDAYAGKKESGLFFSGANGYRLNEIISVKELISKLVNGE